A window of Blautia argi genomic DNA:
GGATAAGCAGTTACGGCTTATATGTGACAAAAAGTATAGTGAAATCTGTGAGGAATGTGAAGAGAGAAAGAAAGAGGGCGATCCTTACTTTGAATGCCCGAAAAAAAGAGTAAAACGGGATACCATACGAAAAGGCTGTAATCATACATACCGTATCTGTGAGGAGCTTTCCTTATCCTGTAATCGGAACCAGTGGGATTTAGATCAGGACGGACTGTGGGCAGAACATGAAAAAGGGATTGATGACTGGCTGACAAAGGAAATCAGGAAAAACACAAGATAATTCATTTTTAAAATGTGCAAAAGAGGAATTGCGAAAGCAGTTCCTTTTTTGCATGGTTTAAAGTGCCATGGGAAAGGAGAACAATGTATGATTCGGGACAGACCTTAAGAAGAAATGGGAAACAGGGCAGTTTCCGGTGTGCAGCATATTCCCGAAAATGGAACTGCCCGTCTAAAAAACAATAAAGTGAAAGGAGAGAGCGTTTATTGAAAACAACATGGAAAAAACGATGTACAGCAGGATTTTTAGCTGTTTTATTAGGGTGTTCCTCTCTGCTTGCAGGTGGGAGCAGTGCTTTTGCAGCACCATTAGAACAGACAGATGTAAAAGAAGAAACACAGGCAGAAGACATTACGATTGAGCAGGGAGAAACTTTTGATCCGGCATCCGATTTCACCGGTATTACTGTAAAAGACGGAGAAAAGGTTTCTCTTGTTTTGTCAGCAGATAAAGAAGGAAAGCTGTTTGATGCAGACAGACCTGGAAGGTATGACTGTATTTACCAGGTCCAAAAACCTTCCGGAGATACTTATGAGATTACACGGAAAATCATTGTGAAGGAAGCGGGAAAGGAAGGAGAGAGTCCGCAAAAAGAGAAGAAACAGAAGAAAGAGATAAAAAGTGGGGAGGAAGATGCAGAGCCTGATGGTGCCAACATTGATACCAGTGCATTAAAGGAAGAAGAGGGTGTTTTGTTTTCCGTTGTCCCCTCTTCTATGGAACAGGCAAGGGAAAAAGCTTCTTTGGTGCAAGGGGAGAGGATTGTATACCCAAGTGATTTAGGTTCTTACAGTACCTGCTATTTTTACGTCAACGAACGGATTGCATACTGTCTGGAATCAAATCTGCAGTCACCGCCTTCGTCTGATTACGTGGCAGAAATTTATGAGAGCAACTTAAACTTACAGAAAGTTTTGTATTATGGATATGGAGGGCCGGGGGATTTAACCGGAGAATATCTAAAGAATTATAGCAATGATATCAAATATGTCCTGACACATTTAGCAGCAAGTTACTGTTATGGCGGAGAGGAAGTGGCATTTGTGGGCTGCACGCAGGACGGACTGAAACGCTATGGTGTCATGGAATACATCAATTATCTTTGCGGGCAGGAAGCACCGCCAAGTGCTGCCATCAGCCTTTCTTCCACAAACGAAACCGCTTTTTTGGAAGGAGATGTGCAGAAAACAAAAAATATCACATTAAATGGAGACCATAGAAATTATATTACCCTTTCTTTACCGGAAGGTGTGACTTACCATGATACTGCCGGAAAGGAGCAGAAAGGAGATTCCATTAAGATTTATGGTGGTACGACTTTTTACTTTACTGCAGAAAAAACCGTACATGGTACCTGGAATAGCGGAGATTTAGGCGGACAGGTAGGAGCTCAGTGGAAAACTCTGGTGGTTTCTACCGGTTCCGGCAATCAGGATGTTGGTTATGGGGATTTTTATGAGGAACCAAGTGCTAAGGTTTCATTTTCGATTCAATGGATGGATATTTCCTGGATCGAAGTCATCAAAGAAGATGCAAAAAGCAGTGTAAAACTTGCAGGGGCTGTTTTTGGGATTTATCGGGATCAGGCATGTACAGATTTGATTCTGGAGATGCCGCCAACAGATGAAAAAGGAGCAACTAAAGCGGAGCTGACAAAGACGCAGGATACAGTGTACATCAAGGAAATCACTGCACCGAAAGGGTATAAACTGAATACAACTGCTTACAATGTCAATCTGGAAGTAGCAAAAACACAAACACTGACTGTAAAAAATGAGGAACAAAAAGGGAAGATCATCATCCGAAAGCAGGGAGAAAAGCTGACAGGAGTATCTGGAGAGGCTGGAAATCTGCAATTTACCTTATACCAATGCTGCATTTGCAGGGGCAAAGTATAAAATTTATGCAGCAGAAGACATCTACAGCCAGGATAAGCAGACAAAAATCTATCAGGCAGGAGATTTGGCAGCAGAATTGGAGACAAAAGAAGACGGAAGTTGTTCTTCGGATATGCTTCATCTCGGAACCTATAAGGTGGTAGAACAGCAGGCTCCGGATTCCCTGACAATAGGGAAGACAGAGGAAGAGCGTACCCATATGGTAACCCTTTCTTATGCAGGGCAGACAGTAGAAGTGGTTGAGGAAGAAACACAATATGAAAATGCCAGACCAAAGGTATCTGTGGAAGTGCTGAAGAAATCAAGTAATGATGATGCGGCATTGAAGGGGGCAATTTTTGGACTGTATGCAGATGAAGATATTACCGGTGCAGACGGTTCCGTGCTGGTTACAAAGGGAACTTTGATACAGAAAGCGGAGTCTAATGAAAACGGGAAGGCTGCATTTACTGCGGATATCCCAATTGGCTTCCATTATGTAGTAAAGGAAATACAGGCACCACCTCTTTATGTTCAGAGCAGTGATAGTTATGAGTTCTTTTATGAATATAAAAATGATACGACCTACACGTATACCTTTGCACATACCTTTAAAAATAAAGAGGTACGGGGAGCAGTCCATATCAAGAAAATAGACAAAGATACACAGGACTCTGTAAGCCAGGGAGATGGAGATTTAAACGGGGCTGTCTATGGATTGTATGCGGCAGAAGATATTCAACACCCAAATGGAAAGACAGGACTGCTTTATAAAAAGGATCAGTTGGTCGTGCAGGGAACGATCGAAAAAGGTGTTCTGAATTTCAAAGATTTATATCTTGGAAAATACTATGTACAGGAAATTTCTGCACCTCCTTCCAATGCATATTTGCTGGATCAAACCAAATACCCGGTAGATCTTGCATATGAAGGGCAAGATGTGGAAATTGTGCAGAAAAATGTGACTGTTTTGGAAACCATAAAAAAACAGGCATTCCAGTTAATTAAAATCAGTGATGATGGCAGCCAGACGGAAACAGAATTGCTGGAGGGTGCCGGATTTAAAGTGTACCTGATCAGTGAACTTTCTAAAGTAAAGGATGGTACCTTAAAACCATCGAATGGAACCGAATATGTACCGCAGGATTTTATCGGATATGATTTCAGTAAAGAGGAAACTGCATCTTATTATGAAAATGGAGAAAAGATACAGACAGAAGAAATGTTTACCGACAAAAAAGGGTATCTGTGTTCCCCGGAACTTCCATATGGAAAATATGTGTGTATTGAAAGTACCATTCCGGAAAATGTAGAAGGAATTCAGCCGTTTTTGGTGACTATCGATGAAGACAGCAGGGAACCGCAGACATGGCGTGTCTTTAATGACCGTCCGATGCAGTTTTATTTTAAGATCATCAAAAAGGATGCACAGACGGAACTTCCAATTTTAAAGAACAGTGCCCACTATAAAATTTATGATGTGGAGAAGAAGAAATACGTCACTATGAAAGTACGGTATCCGAAGCCAGAAACAATTGACGTTTTTGAAACAAATGAGGAAGGCTATCTGTTGACGCCGGAGCCGCTTAAAATGGGAACTTACCGGATTGAAGAAGTAAAAAGCCCGGAACTGTTTGTACAGACCGGATTTGAACAGGTACTTAAAAAGGGAGAGGAAATCCTTCCGTTAAATGAGGTGACAAAGGAAGGGACTTATGAGAAAGCACCAAGGGAATCCATTACGATCAAAGTGGACAGCAATACTGCACATGAGGTGGAAGAGGAAACCGGAAAATATATTGTAGTGGTAGAAGTAAAGAACGATGAAGCGGTAGGAAGCCTGACGATCCAGAAAACAGGAGAAGTGCTTGTTGGTGCTGAAAAAGTAACAGAGCAGATACTGACAAAATTAAAGAATGGTCTGGCAAAGGCAGTAAACCAAGTGTCTAATCTGTTTACCGGAGAAGATGTTATGGAAACAGAAAAAGGATGTGAGTTTGCGTATGAAGAACAGGGACTTGCAGGAGCAGAATTCTCTATTTATGCAAGGGAAACCATTTACTCACCAGATGGACAGGTAGACAGTGAGGGTAATCGGATCATACGTTTTGAAAAAGGCGCATTGGTTGGAACGATTGTAACAGATGAAAAAGGAAAAGGGACTTTAAATAATCTTCCGATTGGAAAATTTTATATTAAAGAAACAAAAACGGGAGATTCCTTTGTGCTAGATCCAGCCGAACAGGATTTTGAAATCACCTATAAAGGACAAGAAGTGGCAGTTGACTATGTAACAAAGGAAATCAAGAATCAGAGGCAGAAAGTGGAAATTGAAGTGCTGAAAAAATCGGAAGCCACAAAAGAGCCACTGGAAGGGGTTTCATTTGGATTGTATGCAGGAGAAGATATTGTAAATGCAGCAGGAAAAGTTGTGGTGAAAAAGGATGAACTGGTAGCAGTTGAAAAAACAGATCAAGAAGGAAAATTGAAGTACTCGGATACCATTCCACACGGGAAATATTATCTGAAGGAACTGGAAGGTCTGCCAGGATATCTACCATATGAAGAGAAGATTGAAATTGATGCTTCTTATACGGATCCGGAATTGGAAGTGATTTCTATACAAAAAGAAGTGGAGAACCAGCCGACGAAAGTTGAAGTTACAAAAACAGACATTACTGGAGAAAAGGAAGTGGAAGGTGCCAGACTACAGATTAAAGATGAAGAAGGAACTGTAGTGGAAGAGTGGACTTCTACAAACGAATCGCATATCATTTATGCATTAAAACCGGGTAAGTACATACTTCACGAAGAACAGGCTCCAACAGAAAATGGATATGTGAAAGCAGAAGATGTGGAATTTACCGTAGAGGAAACCGGAGAAATCCAGAAAGTTTCCATGAAAGACGATCATACAAAGATAGACATCACAAAAACGGATATCACCGGAGAACAGGAAATTGAAGGAGCCAAGTTACAGGTACTGGACGAAGAGGGAAATATCATAGAAGAATGGACCTCTACCAAAGAACCTTACCGGATCGAGTATCTACAGCCGGGAAAAATATATATCCTTCATGAAGAAGCTGCACCGGAAGGATTTTTGATTGCAGAAGATGTAGAATTTACTGTAGAGGAAACCGGAGAAGTACAGAAAGTTTCCATGAAAGATGAAGTACCAATGGGGCAGTTAATTATTAAGAAAACAGATGCAGAAGATCAGACACCACTTGCCAATGTGGAATTTGAATTGAAAAACAAAGAGACTGAGGAAGTGGTTGGAAAACTTACTACAGATAAAGATGGAGTTGCAACCAGTGAACTGCTGCCGATTGCCACATACGAAGACGGAAAAGCAGTAGGACCGATTACTTATGTATTATCGGAAACGAAACCGTTGGAAGGATATGAAGAGCATACGGAAACCTATGAAATCACATTTAGTTATGTGGACGCAAAAACAAAGGTTATTGAAGTGGTAAAAGAAATCCAGAATAAGAAACTTCCGCAGACACCGGAAAAACCAGAGGACGTAAAAACCGGGGATAATACCATGCTCCTGCTGCCAATCGGTATTGCAGTAGTAGCGGCCTTTGGTATTGGTATTGTCCTTTGGCGGATCAGACGCACAAAGAGATAAAAAGCATTTGGAGATGATGGAACACTAGACCTGCGGGGTGGTGTAAAGAACATTTCTGGATGCTTTACCAGAAGATTTCGGGGCGGTACCGGACCCCGCAAGTGAAAGGAAAGGTGATGCTGAAGCAAAAGAAAAGAATTTAAAAGTTTTTATAAAAGTGTAAGCGGCAACGAAGCAGAAAAATGCAAGTATCCGACCAGATTGGATACTTATGGTTGTGGCTGTATGCATAATTGTTCCTACTGCTATGCACGCAGCCTTTTGGATTTCCGCGGACTTTGGAATGCAGAAAATCCAAGAGTGGCAGATATCCAGAAAATCCGGAGAAAATTGGAAAAGGTGCCACCGGGAACCATTTTAAGACTTGGAGGCATGACAGATTGCTTTCAGCCGATGGAAAGTCAGGAACAGATTACCTATCAAACCATAGAACAGTTAAATGAATATGGTATTGGGTATCTGATTGTGACAAAATCCCATCTGGCAGGAGAGGAACGATACCGGAAACTTTATGATCCGAAGCTGGCACATATCCAGATCACCATTACCTGTTTTGATGATAAAAAGGCTCTTGCCTATGAAAAGGCAAGTAGTCCGTCAAAGCGGTTAAGGGCATTGTTAAAATTACAGGAAGAGGGCTTTGATGTCACATTACGATTAAGCCCTCTGATTGAGGAGTATTTGGATTTTGATTACTTAAATAGGCTGCCGGTAGACAAAGTTTTGGTAGAATTTCTTCGGGTGAATGGGTGGATTAAAAAGTGGTTTCCGGACTTGGATTACCAGAAATATGTTCTGCGTCAGAGTGGGTACTGGCATTTACCATTGGAAGAAAAAATCAGGATATTGGAAAAAATTCATCTTCCGTTGACGGTCTGTGAAGATGTCACAGAACATTATGAATATTGGAAACAGCATATCAATCCAAACCCACTGGATTGCTGTAATTTAAGAAAATAAGAGGCATAAGTGCAGGCGGCAGCGTATCAGTTTTGGTATGCTGCCGCTTTTTTACGTTGGAGGTAAGCAGATGAAAAAAAGAATACTTTTTACTTGGGATATTAAGCGTGATCTTGCTGGCAGCAGGAGTCTGGATTTATCAGATTATTAGTGAATATCAAACAGCGGAACGGGAATATGAACAGTTACAAGAATATGTAAAAGTAGAGAAGAATACAAGGGATCCGGAAAATACGAAACCAAATGTTGCAGAAGATGATAAGGAAGGAGAAAAGCAGGAAGAAACTGTAACGGTGGATTTTGCTTCTCTGCAGGCAATTAACCCAGATATTGTAGCGTGGCTTCGGATTCCGGGGGTGTTGGAATATCCAGTAGTGAGAGGGGAAGATAATTCCTACTATTTAAACCATACGGTGCAAAAAACTTACAATATTGCGGGCAGTATTTTTTTAGATTACCGGAATGAACGAGACTTTTCAGATAGTAAGAATATTATCTATGGCCATAATATGAAAGACGGCAGTATGTTTCATGTATTGAGAAATTATCAGGATATTGATTTTTTTCAGGAGCACACGGATATGGAGGTTTATTTACCGGATGGAAGAACTTTGAACTATCAGATTACAGCTTGTGAACAGGTACCGGCAGATAGTGAGATTTATCAGATAGAAAGAGGATATGCTGAGGATAGTAAGGAAAATGAAATCATATTGTCTACTTGTAGTGCAAAAGCAAATATCCGGATTGTTATAAAAGCGGATTTGAAAAAATAATTTAAAACAATAACTGCAAGATATTTTGAAAAAACAGATAACAAAAGGAGGGCACTAAGTGTATTTAATAGAAATTGATACCGAAAAATTTGATTTTCAAGGGATATCACACGAAGAATATTTGGAGTTTTTTGGCTATCGGGGCATACGAAAAGAAAAAGAAAATTTATATACGGTAACACAACTGGGAACCATACTTCCAGCAGTAAAAGTCCTTTGTCAAAAAGACAACGAAAAATTTTAGTGTTATCATCTTAATTTCAGATTTTAGGTGAAACATATGAAGTGATTGGTTGTTTCTAATTGATAAAAATTCTTCAAACTGCAAGAAAAATAATCCTTTCTGGCAGTTTCGTAGTTAGGAAATTTATTGACGGAAAACACAGGAAAAGGTATAATGAGCATAGAATAGTATGCATATGCGGCGATAGAAGCGTTATAAATCTACTATTTTTTGCACAGAAGCAGTGTTATGTTTTTATTGACAAACAGAAAGTTATGTGATAAAATGCGGAAACTTAGAGGAGGACATATGGCTAAAAAGAAAGTTTTTGCCGTAAAAAGGGGAAAAACAACAGGTTTGTTTTATTCTTGGGCTGAATGCCAAGAGTCGGTCAATGGATATCCTGGGGCAGAATTCAAAGGCTTTTCTGCAGAAGAAGAGGCCAAAGCATATTTGGAGGGTAAAGAAACAGCCAAAGATTGCGTCAAATACTCATGAAACTTTGGAAGAGGGATTAATTGTATATGTAGATGGCAGTTTTGATGAAAAAATAGGAAAATATTCGTTTGGATGTATTATTCTTACTCCAAATGGGGAGACTATTAAAGAATCCGGAAATGGTGATAATCCAGAATCATTAGCAATCCGAAATGTTGCCGGCGAAATGCTTGGTGCTATGTATGCTGTGAAATGGGCTATAAAAAATGGATATATCAGTCTGGATTTACGGTATGACTATGAAGGCATTGAGAAATGGGCAACTGGTGAATGGAAGGCAAAAAATACATTAACTCAAAAATATGCAGAGTTTATGAAAGAACATCAGAAACATTTGAATATTAAATTTACAAAAATAAAAGCTCATACGGGTGATTTTTATAATGAAGAAGTTGATAAGCTGGCAAAAGCAGCATTGACAGAAGGAAAAGGAATTCCTAAAATTAAACGTGGTGATTTTTGGTTTACGGTTGAAGGGATTACAGAAGATGATTTGATTGCCGTTCTTGGATTAGTAAAAGAAGAGATAGGTTCTGATAAGATAGCAGAAGAGGAAAAAAGCATAGCCCATGGTAAATCCATATCTCTTAAGATCAGCAATAAAGATAGAGTTGTGGTATCTCATTATAGCAAAAGCAATACAGTGGTTATGCAGGGAAAACCGCAACTGCTTTTTCAACAATCATAAGTTATATTACAGAGTTGGTAGATATCGAAGAAATTCCTAAAATATTCAATAATACATACAATGTTAGTATTGATAAAGATGAGGTTTGTTCAGAATTTCAATTCTATATGCCAAATTCTTTCGACAAATTTTCATCTAAAATGGAAAAAGCGCTTCTCCAGGCAGTGTATAACTTAAAATTAAATGGCAAGATGTTTGATGGAACATTCCTTGCGCATCCGGCAATGAGAGTCGTAGAAGCACATTTGAAGATTTTATTGGTGAAGTACGAAATTATTCCGGATGCAAAATATATTAAAGATAATGGCTTTAATATGTTTGATAAGCTTGGAGCAAAATACAAACTAAAGATGGATCAACATGGAACGGCTACTGAAGATAAAGCAAAGTATATTGGTAATCTTTATACGTTTTATCATAATAACCGGCATGTATTGTTCCATTGGGATGATCCGACAGGACCTTTAGATACTACAAAATTATTAAGTGTCGAAGATGCACATGATAAAATCAAAAGAGCACTGGCAATTATTGATGAATATTATGAGTAGTGTAAAAAAGAGAAAGGAGAAAGTTAGATGAATAACTTTGAGATTATTAAATTAAATAATGTAGAAGATAATATACTTATTGTTATGAAAACTAGCGAGCCTCCTTTTGACTTTCTTAGTGAAATGGAGGAAGCACTTCGTAATATACAGTATTTGGGGTATGTTACGATTGATGAACTATTACACAGTGGGAATACGGAAGAACGGTTTATTCAGGGCTTTTTTAATGGGAATTCTTTTGAAAATGGAAAATTCAAATTTACTGTTTATTGAAAAGAAGAGTAAATTAAGAGAGTACGCTTGTGAGTTTTTGCGTAAAGATATAGAACTTCTTCATTTTACAGGCTTAACAGGCAGACAGCAAAGATTAATTGAATGTGGTTGTGTAATCTAAATACCTAATACGGAATTATGATAACATAATAGTAGAAAATTTGATGAACTTATAAGAAGGCATTATCGCTGAGTCGGTAGTGCTTTTTTATTGGAAAAATTAAGGATATTTTTTCCTGCTATAAAAGTTATCAAAAAGTGATCTGTATTCTATAATATCTTGAGTAAAAAAGTGGATGAAAAAAAGGGATTTTTCACAAAAAATATTGCATATATCATATTGACGGTGTACAATATAACGAAAGATACTTTAGCGCTCTGATTGAGTAAGGGTGTATATAAGTTAAGAAAAATAGAACAAATTTTTTCTTGGAAAAACAAATGAAGGAGGAGCCCATGTGAAAAATAAGATTGTTAAAGCAGGAATAGGAATACTGATTCTTGGATGTTGTTTGGGCGGAGGCTATTATGCAGGGAGTCAAACAAATTCTGATGATATAAAACCTGTTGCTGTGGTAAAAGAAGATAAACCTGTAAAAGAAAAATTATACGATACAAATTTAATTGCGATTGTTAATGCTGACGAAGGAATTCAAAAAGAGGACAAAGTGGTAAGTTACAGTCAGTCTTTGCTAGGGACATTAACTCTCCCATATGAAATAACAGGTATTGAAGATGCAAAACAAGGATTAGAAAATGGAAAATATAGTGCATACATGATTTTACCTGGAACATTTT
This region includes:
- a CDS encoding RNase H1/viroplasmin domain-containing protein, with translation MAKKKVFAVKRGKTTGLFYSWAECQESVNGYPGAEFKGFSAEEEAKAYLEGKETAKDCVKYS
- a CDS encoding thioester domain-containing protein produces the protein MKTTWKKRCTAGFLAVLLGCSSLLAGGSSAFAAPLEQTDVKEETQAEDITIEQGETFDPASDFTGITVKDGEKVSLVLSADKEGKLFDADRPGRYDCIYQVQKPSGDTYEITRKIIVKEAGKEGESPQKEKKQKKEIKSGEEDAEPDGANIDTSALKEEEGVLFSVVPSSMEQAREKASLVQGERIVYPSDLGSYSTCYFYVNERIAYCLESNLQSPPSSDYVAEIYESNLNLQKVLYYGYGGPGDLTGEYLKNYSNDIKYVLTHLAASYCYGGEEVAFVGCTQDGLKRYGVMEYINYLCGQEAPPSAAISLSSTNETAFLEGDVQKTKNITLNGDHRNYITLSLPEGVTYHDTAGKEQKGDSIKIYGGTTFYFTAEKTVHGTWNSGDLGGQVGAQWKTLVVSTGSGNQDVGYGDFYEEPSAKVSFSIQWMDISWIEVIKEDAKSSVKLAGAVFGIYRDQACTDLILEMPPTDEKGATKAELTKTQDTVYIKEITAPKGYKLNTTAYNVNLEVAKTQTLTVKNEEQKGKIIIRKQGEKLTGVSGEAGNLQFTLYQCCICRGKV
- a CDS encoding type II toxin-antitoxin system RnlA family toxin, with amino-acid sequence MEEGLIVYVDGSFDEKIGKYSFGCIILTPNGETIKESGNGDNPESLAIRNVAGEMLGAMYAVKWAIKNGYISLDLRYDYEGIEKWATGEWKAKNTLTQKYAEFMKEHQKHLNIKFTKIKAHTGDFYNEEVDKLAKAALTEGKGIPKIKRGDFWFTVEGITEDDLIAVLGLVKEEIGSDKIAEEEKSIAHGKSISLKISNKDRVVVSHYSKSNTVVMQGKPQLLFQQS
- a CDS encoding class B sortase, with amino-acid sequence MILLAAGVWIYQIISEYQTAEREYEQLQEYVKVEKNTRDPENTKPNVAEDDKEGEKQEETVTVDFASLQAINPDIVAWLRIPGVLEYPVVRGEDNSYYLNHTVQKTYNIAGSIFLDYRNERDFSDSKNIIYGHNMKDGSMFHVLRNYQDIDFFQEHTDMEVYLPDGRTLNYQITACEQVPADSEIYQIERGYAEDSKENEIILSTCSAKANIRIVIKADLKK
- a CDS encoding type II toxin-antitoxin system RnlB family antitoxin, with the protein product MNNFEIIKLNNVEDNILIVMKTSEPPFDFLSEMEEALRNIQYLGYVTIDELLHSGNTEERFIQGFFNGNSFENGKFKFTVY
- a CDS encoding SPL family radical SAM protein yields the protein MHNCSYCYARSLLDFRGLWNAENPRVADIQKIRRKLEKVPPGTILRLGGMTDCFQPMESQEQITYQTIEQLNEYGIGYLIVTKSHLAGEERYRKLYDPKLAHIQITITCFDDKKALAYEKASSPSKRLRALLKLQEEGFDVTLRLSPLIEEYLDFDYLNRLPVDKVLVEFLRVNGWIKKWFPDLDYQKYVLRQSGYWHLPLEEKIRILEKIHLPLTVCEDVTEHYEYWKQHINPNPLDCCNLRK
- a CDS encoding MSCRAMM family protein: MYSQDKQTKIYQAGDLAAELETKEDGSCSSDMLHLGTYKVVEQQAPDSLTIGKTEEERTHMVTLSYAGQTVEVVEEETQYENARPKVSVEVLKKSSNDDAALKGAIFGLYADEDITGADGSVLVTKGTLIQKAESNENGKAAFTADIPIGFHYVVKEIQAPPLYVQSSDSYEFFYEYKNDTTYTYTFAHTFKNKEVRGAVHIKKIDKDTQDSVSQGDGDLNGAVYGLYAAEDIQHPNGKTGLLYKKDQLVVQGTIEKGVLNFKDLYLGKYYVQEISAPPSNAYLLDQTKYPVDLAYEGQDVEIVQKNVTVLETIKKQAFQLIKISDDGSQTETELLEGAGFKVYLISELSKVKDGTLKPSNGTEYVPQDFIGYDFSKEETASYYENGEKIQTEEMFTDKKGYLCSPELPYGKYVCIESTIPENVEGIQPFLVTIDEDSREPQTWRVFNDRPMQFYFKIIKKDAQTELPILKNSAHYKIYDVEKKKYVTMKVRYPKPETIDVFETNEEGYLLTPEPLKMGTYRIEEVKSPELFVQTGFEQVLKKGEEILPLNEVTKEGTYEKAPRESITIKVDSNTAHEVEEETGKYIVVVEVKNDEAVGSLTIQKTGEVLVGAEKVTEQILTKLKNGLAKAVNQVSNLFTGEDVMETEKGCEFAYEEQGLAGAEFSIYARETIYSPDGQVDSEGNRIIRFEKGALVGTIVTDEKGKGTLNNLPIGKFYIKETKTGDSFVLDPAEQDFEITYKGQEVAVDYVTKEIKNQRQKVEIEVLKKSEATKEPLEGVSFGLYAGEDIVNAAGKVVVKKDELVAVEKTDQEGKLKYSDTIPHGKYYLKELEGLPGYLPYEEKIEIDASYTDPELEVISIQKEVENQPTKVEVTKTDITGEKEVEGARLQIKDEEGTVVEEWTSTNESHIIYALKPGKYILHEEQAPTENGYVKAEDVEFTVEETGEIQKVSMKDDHTKIDITKTDITGEQEIEGAKLQVLDEEGNIIEEWTSTKEPYRIEYLQPGKIYILHEEAAPEGFLIAEDVEFTVEETGEVQKVSMKDEVPMGQLIIKKTDAEDQTPLANVEFELKNKETEEVVGKLTTDKDGVATSELLPIATYEDGKAVGPITYVLSETKPLEGYEEHTETYEITFSYVDAKTKVIEVVKEIQNKKLPQTPEKPEDVKTGDNTMLLLPIGIAVVAAFGIGIVLWRIRRTKR